The following proteins are co-located in the Cetobacterium ceti genome:
- the rplQ gene encoding 50S ribosomal protein L17 — translation MNHNKSYRKLGRRADHRKAMLMNLTISLILSDRIETTVTRAKELRKFAERMITLGKKGTLDSRRRAFAFLRSEEAVAKLFNDLAPKYAERNGGYTRIMKTSVRKGDSAEMAIIELV, via the coding sequence ATGAATCATAATAAATCATATAGAAAGTTAGGTAGAAGAGCTGATCACAGAAAAGCTATGCTTATGAACTTAACTATATCATTAATTTTATCTGATAGAATTGAAACTACAGTTACTAGAGCAAAAGAATTAAGAAAGTTTGCTGAGAGAATGATCACTCTTGGTAAAAAAGGAACTCTTGACTCAAGAAGAAGAGCATTTGCTTTCTTAAGAAGTGAAGAAGCTGTAGCTAAGTTATTTAACGATTTAGCACCTAAATATGCTGAAAGAAATGGTGGATACACTAGAATCATGAAAACTTCAGTAAGAAAAGGTGACTCTGCTGAAATGGCAATAATCGAGTTAGTTTAA
- a CDS encoding rhodanese-like domain-containing protein, whose amino-acid sequence MIIEIGKEKALELLNNHQIMVIDARSAEEVEESETLTEDTINLTTEDKNHFDMMVNMLPKDVEYLIYSNNGISSLRLARTLEELGFERIYNLTDGIENFNVEMGS is encoded by the coding sequence ATGATAATAGAGATTGGAAAAGAAAAAGCTTTAGAATTATTGAATAATCACCAAATTATGGTTATTGATGCTAGATCTGCTGAAGAGGTTGAAGAAAGTGAAACTTTAACAGAGGATACAATTAATTTAACAACAGAAGATAAAAATCATTTTGATATGATGGTAAACATGCTTCCTAAAGATGTTGAGTATTTAATATATTCTAATAATGGAATTAGCTCATTGAGATTAGCTAGAACTTTAGAAGAGCTTGGATTTGAAAGAATATATAACTTAACTGATGGAATAGAAAACTTTAATGTAGAAATGGGTTCATGA
- a CDS encoding cold-shock protein has protein sequence MLKGLVKWFNKEKGFGFVTSDEGADYFVHFTGIAGEGFKSLEEGQSVTFEIEDGKKGPIAVKVTAA, from the coding sequence ATGTTAAAAGGTTTAGTTAAATGGTTTAACAAAGAAAAAGGATTTGGTTTCGTAACTTCAGATGAAGGAGCAGATTATTTTGTACACTTCACAGGAATAGCTGGAGAAGGTTTCAAAAGTTTAGAAGAGGGGCAATCTGTAACTTTTGAAATTGAAGATGGAAAAAAAGGACCTATCGCAGTTAAAGTAACTGCTGCATAA
- the rpsB gene encoding 30S ribosomal protein S2 — translation MAVITMKQLLEAGVHFGHQAKRWNPKMAKYIFTERNGIHVIDLHKSLKKIEEAYNVMREIAENGGKVLFVGTKKQAQEAVKDQAERSGMFYINNRWLGGMLTNYKTIQARVERLKELERMEADGTLDTAYTKKEAANFRKELVKLSKNLSGIKDMKELPAAIFVVDVKKETLAVVEAAKLGIPVFAMIDTNVDPDLVTYPIPANDDAIRSVKLISSVMANAIIEGNQGKENAEVATEELAVEEGSAE, via the coding sequence ATGGCAGTAATTACTATGAAACAATTACTTGAGGCTGGAGTTCACTTCGGTCACCAAGCAAAAAGATGGAATCCAAAGATGGCTAAGTACATCTTCACTGAGAGAAACGGAATCCACGTAATCGATTTACACAAATCTTTAAAGAAAATTGAAGAAGCTTACAACGTAATGAGAGAAATCGCTGAGAACGGTGGAAAAGTATTATTCGTTGGAACTAAAAAGCAAGCTCAAGAAGCTGTAAAAGATCAAGCTGAAAGATCAGGAATGTTCTACATCAACAACAGATGGTTAGGTGGAATGTTAACTAACTACAAAACTATCCAAGCTAGAGTAGAAAGATTAAAAGAATTAGAAAGAATGGAAGCAGATGGAACTTTAGATACTGCTTACACTAAAAAAGAAGCAGCTAACTTCAGAAAAGAGTTAGTAAAATTATCTAAAAACCTTTCAGGAATTAAAGATATGAAAGAGTTACCTGCAGCTATATTCGTAGTTGACGTTAAGAAAGAAACATTAGCAGTTGTAGAAGCAGCTAAATTAGGAATCCCTGTATTCGCAATGATCGATACTAACGTAGATCCAGATTTAGTAACTTACCCAATTCCTGCAAATGACGATGCAATAAGATCAGTAAAACTTATTTCATCTGTAATGGCTAACGCTATAATCGAAGGAAACCAAGGAAAAGAAAACGCTGAGGTTGCAACTGAAGAGTTAGCAGTAGAAGAAGGATCAGCTGAGTAA
- the tsf gene encoding translation elongation factor Ts: MAVITAGLVKELRERTGAGMMDCKKALTEMDGDIEKAIDYLREKGIAKAAKKSGRTAAEGLIFDGVSADHKTAVVLEFNSETDFVAKNEEFKALGHKLVEVALQSSVNTLEELKAYVLENGKTVETVVTDLIAKIGENMSVRRFEKVTAEEGFVTTYNHLGGKLGVIVAMTGEATEANVVKAKDIAMHVAAMDPKYLDRSVVTTDDLDREREIARHQLEQEGKPAQIIEKILVGKMNKFYEENCLVDQIFVKAENKETVAQYAGDMKVVSFARYKVGEGIEKAAVDFAAEVAAQING, translated from the coding sequence ATGGCAGTAATCACAGCTGGATTAGTAAAAGAGCTAAGAGAGAGAACTGGTGCTGGAATGATGGATTGTAAAAAAGCACTAACAGAAATGGATGGAGACATCGAAAAGGCTATAGACTATTTAAGAGAGAAAGGTATAGCTAAAGCTGCTAAAAAATCAGGAAGAACTGCTGCTGAAGGATTAATCTTCGACGGTGTATCTGCTGATCACAAAACTGCAGTAGTTTTAGAGTTCAACTCTGAAACAGACTTCGTTGCTAAAAACGAAGAGTTCAAAGCTTTAGGACACAAATTAGTAGAGGTTGCTTTACAATCATCTGTTAATACATTAGAAGAGTTAAAAGCTTATGTATTAGAAAATGGAAAAACTGTAGAAACTGTAGTAACTGATTTAATCGCAAAAATCGGAGAAAACATGTCAGTTAGAAGATTTGAAAAAGTAACTGCTGAGGAAGGATTTGTAACTACTTACAACCACCTTGGAGGAAAATTAGGAGTTATCGTTGCTATGACTGGAGAAGCTACTGAAGCTAACGTTGTTAAAGCAAAAGATATCGCAATGCACGTTGCTGCAATGGATCCTAAATACTTAGATAGATCAGTTGTAACTACTGATGATTTAGATAGAGAGAGAGAAATTGCTAGACACCAATTAGAGCAAGAAGGAAAACCTGCACAAATTATCGAAAAGATATTAGTTGGAAAAATGAACAAATTCTACGAAGAGAACTGTTTAGTTGACCAAATTTTCGTTAAAGCAGAAAACAAAGAAACTGTAGCTCAATATGCTGGAGACATGAAAGTTGTATCTTTCGCTAGATATAAAGTTGGAGAAGGTATTGAGAAAGCAGCTGTAGATTTCGCAGCAGAAGTTGCAGCTCAAATCAACGGTTAA
- the pyrH gene encoding UMP kinase, which translates to MKSVYKRILLKLSGEALMGDQEFGISSDVITSYAKQIKEVADLGVEVGIVIGGGNIFRGLSGAAQGIDRVTGDHMGMLATVINSLALQNAIESLGVPTRVQTAIEMPKIAEPFIKRKAQRHLEKGRVVIFGAGTGNPYFTTDTAAALRAIEINADVVIKATKVDGVYDKDPVKFSDAVKYEEVTYTEVLNKDLRVMDATAISLCRENRLPIIVFDSLVEGNIKKVIMGENIGTKVIEG; encoded by the coding sequence ATGAAGTCTGTATATAAAAGAATTTTATTAAAGCTAAGTGGAGAGGCCCTAATGGGAGACCAAGAATTTGGAATCTCTTCAGATGTAATAACTTCTTATGCTAAGCAAATAAAGGAAGTTGCAGATCTTGGGGTAGAAGTAGGAATTGTAATAGGTGGAGGAAACATATTTAGAGGATTATCAGGAGCAGCTCAGGGGATAGATAGAGTAACTGGAGACCACATGGGGATGTTAGCTACAGTAATAAACTCTTTAGCATTACAAAATGCAATAGAGAGCTTAGGTGTTCCAACAAGAGTTCAAACAGCTATTGAAATGCCGAAAATAGCAGAACCATTTATCAAAAGAAAAGCTCAAAGACACCTTGAGAAGGGAAGAGTTGTAATATTTGGTGCAGGAACTGGAAACCCTTACTTTACAACAGATACAGCTGCAGCTCTAAGAGCTATAGAAATAAACGCAGATGTTGTTATTAAAGCAACTAAGGTTGATGGAGTTTATGACAAGGATCCTGTGAAGTTTTCTGATGCAGTAAAATATGAGGAAGTAACTTATACTGAGGTTTTAAACAAAGACCTTAGAGTTATGGATGCAACTGCAATTTCATTATGTAGAGAGAATAGATTACCAATAATCGTATTTGATTCTCTAGTAGAAGGTAACATTAAAAAAGTTATCATGGGAGAAAATATCGGAACAAAGGTAATTGAAGGTTAA
- the frr gene encoding ribosome recycling factor: protein MAIQMLMTECKEKMNKAVEATKTKFTSIRAGRANVAMLDGIKVEQYGSEMPLNQIGSVSAPESRLLVIDPWDKSIIPAIEKSIMLSNLGLTPNNDGKVIRLMIPELTADRRKEYVKLAKTEAENGKVAVRNIRKDTNNALRRLEKDGEITADDLKRSEDDVQKITDNTIKMIDELLAKKEKEITTV, encoded by the coding sequence ATGGCAATTCAAATGTTAATGACAGAATGTAAAGAAAAAATGAATAAGGCTGTAGAAGCTACAAAAACAAAATTTACAAGTATTAGAGCGGGAAGAGCTAACGTTGCGATGTTAGATGGAATAAAGGTTGAGCAGTATGGTTCAGAAATGCCTTTAAACCAAATCGGATCTGTATCAGCTCCAGAATCAAGATTATTAGTAATCGATCCTTGGGATAAATCAATTATACCTGCAATTGAAAAATCAATAATGTTATCAAACCTTGGATTAACTCCAAATAATGATGGTAAAGTTATTAGATTAATGATACCTGAATTAACAGCTGACAGAAGAAAAGAATATGTAAAATTAGCTAAAACTGAAGCTGAAAATGGAAAAGTTGCAGTTAGAAATATCAGAAAAGATACTAACAATGCTTTAAGAAGATTAGAAAAAGACGGAGAAATCACTGCTGATGATTTAAAAAGAAGTGAAGATGACGTTCAAAAAATAACTGATAATACTATTAAAATGATAGATGAATTATTAGCTAAAAAAGAAAAAGAGATCACAACTGTATAG
- a CDS encoding isoprenyl transferase, which produces MELKIPNHIGIIMDGNGRWAKKRNLPRTLGHREGAKTLRKILTYASQRGVKYLTVYAFSTENWKRAKEEVDALMFLFKTYIKSERKNLMKNNVRFLVSGRTEGVSDSLLEAIRDLEETTKENTGIVLNIAFNYGGRAEIIDAVNKIINQGKKEITEDTFKEYLYNNIPDPELIIRTSGEFRISNFLLWQVAYSEFYITDLFWPEFDEKAFDDAINSYNKRDRRFGGAK; this is translated from the coding sequence ATGGAACTGAAAATACCAAACCATATTGGAATAATTATGGATGGAAATGGAAGATGGGCAAAGAAAAGAAATTTACCTAGAACCTTAGGTCATAGAGAGGGTGCTAAAACACTTAGAAAGATTTTAACTTATGCCAGTCAAAGGGGAGTAAAGTATTTAACAGTCTATGCATTTTCAACTGAAAATTGGAAAAGAGCCAAGGAGGAAGTTGATGCTTTAATGTTTCTTTTTAAAACTTATATAAAAAGTGAAAGAAAAAATCTTATGAAAAATAATGTGAGATTTTTAGTTTCTGGGAGAACAGAGGGAGTTTCAGATTCTTTATTAGAAGCTATTAGAGATTTAGAAGAAACAACAAAGGAAAATACAGGAATTGTTTTGAATATAGCCTTTAATTATGGTGGAAGAGCAGAAATTATAGATGCTGTTAATAAAATAATTAATCAAGGGAAAAAGGAGATAACAGAGGATACTTTTAAAGAGTATTTATACAATAATATCCCAGATCCTGAACTTATAATAAGAACAAGTGGAGAATTTAGAATCTCGAATTTTTTATTATGGCAAGTTGCCTATTCAGAATTTTATATTACAGATTTATTCTGGCCTGAATTTGATGAAAAAGCTTTTGATGATGCTATAAATAGTTACAATAAAAGAGATCGTAGATTTGGAGGAGCTAAATAA
- a CDS encoding phosphatidate cytidylyltransferase — protein sequence MMNRLFVALIGIPILVFILLNGGLPLLIFSNLIILIGLYEFYRMAELGGKKPFKILGYIGGMLIPNLLYFNYPKNIEVSMIFPLVLILLGTMGMRVLKNKVEESSDCVGITILGVMYVSILFSHLILMSKLPNGGKWLLAVQILVWVCDSFAYFTGISMGRKFFKNGFSVISPKKSVEGSIGGIVFTVLTLYLMNKYVGLITGEYSFYIIIILGLAISILAQIGDLGESMFKREFKIKDSGKLLGEHGGILDRFDSILFVVPTVYYILKFFTF from the coding sequence ATGATGAATAGATTATTTGTAGCACTTATAGGAATTCCAATTTTAGTTTTTATTCTATTAAACGGAGGACTACCTCTGTTAATATTTTCAAATTTAATTATATTAATTGGATTATATGAATTTTATAGAATGGCTGAATTAGGTGGTAAGAAACCATTTAAAATTTTGGGATATATAGGTGGTATGTTAATACCTAACTTACTATATTTTAATTATCCAAAAAATATAGAAGTTAGTATGATATTTCCCCTGGTACTTATTTTACTAGGAACTATGGGAATGAGAGTTTTAAAAAATAAAGTTGAAGAATCTAGCGATTGCGTCGGAATTACTATTTTAGGTGTAATGTATGTATCAATTTTATTTAGTCATTTAATACTTATGAGCAAATTACCAAACGGTGGAAAATGGCTTTTAGCAGTGCAAATTTTAGTATGGGTTTGTGATTCCTTTGCATATTTTACTGGAATATCAATGGGAAGAAAGTTTTTTAAAAATGGATTTAGCGTAATAAGTCCAAAAAAATCAGTAGAAGGTTCCATAGGTGGAATAGTTTTTACTGTGTTAACCCTATACTTAATGAATAAATATGTTGGCCTTATCACTGGAGAATATTCATTTTATATAATAATAATTTTAGGACTTGCAATAAGTATTTTAGCTCAAATAGGTGATTTAGGAGAATCTATGTTTAAAAGAGAATTTAAAATAAAAGATTCAGGAAAGTTATTAGGAGAGCATGGAGGAATTTTAGATAGATTTGATAGTATCTTATTTGTTGTACCTACTGTTTATTATATTTTGAAATTTTTTACATTTTAA
- the dxr gene encoding 1-deoxy-D-xylulose-5-phosphate reductoisomerase gives MKKIGILGSTGSIGTSALDVIRHARDKYEVVALSGYSNIDLLMEQIEEFNPKYVAIGFKEGYDRIKEKYPQINLFLGEEGLKEIGKLKEVEILLTAVSGAIGIEATVEGIKSGKRIALANKETMVAAGPYINDLLKKYPKAEIIPVDSEHSAIFQSLLGGKKNEVSKLIITASGGTFRGKNLEDLKDVTVEQALKHPNWSMGRKITIDSSTLVNKGLEIIEAHELFGVDYENIEVLVHPQSIVHSMVEFKDKSVIAQLGVPDMKIPIQYAFTYPERDENTVFETLDLRKVGTLTFEEPNREVFKGIDLAFKAGKIGKTMPAVLNAANEIAVELFLRGEIKFLEIYEIIEKAMDRHEPKEIDSIETIKMVDLETRAWVYKNYEK, from the coding sequence ATGAAAAAAATAGGAATTTTAGGATCCACAGGAAGCATAGGAACTAGTGCATTAGATGTGATTAGACATGCTAGAGATAAATATGAAGTAGTTGCCTTAAGTGGATATTCAAATATAGACTTATTAATGGAACAAATAGAAGAATTTAATCCTAAATATGTAGCTATAGGTTTTAAAGAGGGATACGATAGAATAAAAGAAAAATATCCTCAAATAAATTTATTTTTAGGAGAAGAGGGTTTAAAAGAAATAGGAAAGTTAAAAGAGGTTGAAATTTTGCTGACAGCAGTAAGTGGAGCTATAGGAATTGAAGCTACTGTAGAGGGAATAAAAAGTGGAAAGAGAATAGCTCTTGCAAATAAAGAGACTATGGTAGCAGCAGGACCATATATAAATGACCTTTTAAAAAAATATCCTAAGGCAGAGATAATTCCAGTAGACAGTGAGCATTCAGCTATATTTCAATCTCTTTTAGGTGGAAAGAAAAATGAAGTTTCAAAGTTAATAATAACAGCTAGTGGAGGAACATTTAGAGGAAAGAATTTAGAGGATTTAAAAGATGTAACAGTGGAACAAGCCTTAAAACATCCTAACTGGTCAATGGGAAGAAAAATAACTATAGATTCTTCAACCCTTGTAAATAAAGGATTAGAAATAATAGAAGCCCATGAATTATTTGGAGTAGATTATGAAAATATAGAAGTTTTAGTTCATCCTCAAAGTATAGTTCACTCTATGGTAGAATTTAAAGATAAATCAGTTATAGCTCAATTGGGAGTACCAGATATGAAAATACCGATACAGTATGCTTTTACATATCCTGAAAGAGATGAAAATACAGTCTTTGAAACTTTAGATTTAAGAAAAGTTGGAACTTTAACATTTGAAGAACCAAATAGAGAAGTATTTAAAGGTATTGATTTAGCTTTCAAAGCTGGAAAAATAGGAAAAACAATGCCAGCTGTATTAAATGCAGCCAATGAAATAGCTGTAGAGTTATTTTTAAGAGGAGAGATTAAATTCTTAGAAATTTATGAAATTATAGAAAAAGCTATGGATAGACATGAACCTAAAGAGATAGATTCTATTGAAACTATAAAAATGGTAGATTTAGAAACTAGAGCTTGGGTTTATAAAAATTATGAAAAATAG
- a CDS encoding dTMP kinase, protein MGKLIVIEGTDSSGKQTQTEKLYERLEKEYDKIKKISFPNYDSPACEPVKMYLAGEFGTDAQKVNPYPASTMYAIDRYASYKKDWEEFYEENGIILTDRYVTSNMIHQASKISDKEEKEVYLNWLEDLEYNKISIPRPDLTIFLNMPPEMANKLMEARKNKITGEDKKDIHEKNKEYLRKSHENACEIAKKYNWVEIKCVDGERLKTIDEINDEIYEEVKKILK, encoded by the coding sequence ATGGGAAAATTAATTGTTATAGAAGGAACAGATAGCAGTGGAAAACAAACTCAAACTGAAAAATTATATGAAAGATTGGAAAAAGAATATGATAAAATAAAAAAAATATCATTTCCAAATTATGATAGTCCAGCTTGTGAGCCTGTTAAAATGTATTTAGCAGGAGAATTTGGAACAGATGCTCAAAAGGTAAATCCATATCCAGCATCAACAATGTATGCCATAGATAGATATGCATCTTATAAAAAAGATTGGGAAGAATTTTATGAAGAGAATGGAATAATATTAACAGATAGATATGTTACTTCTAATATGATTCATCAGGCTTCAAAAATATCTGATAAAGAAGAAAAAGAAGTTTATTTAAATTGGTTAGAGGATTTAGAATACAATAAAATATCTATTCCAAGACCAGACTTAACAATATTTTTAAATATGCCTCCTGAAATGGCTAATAAATTAATGGAAGCTAGAAAAAATAAAATTACAGGAGAGGATAAAAAAGATATTCATGAAAAAAATAAAGAATATTTAAGAAAATCTCATGAAAATGCCTGTGAAATTGCAAAAAAATATAATTGGGTAGAAATAAAGTGTGTAGATGGGGAAAGATTAAAAACTATAGATGAAATCAATGATGAAATTTATGAAGAGGTAAAGAAAATACTAAAATAA
- the rseP gene encoding RIP metalloprotease RseP, giving the protein MSILIALLVLGVIIMIHELGHFVAARICKMPISEFAIGMGPEIYSYYTGKTLYSIRAIPIGGFVNIDGMEVESKVRNGFNSKPAYERFFVLFAGVFMNFILAFTIIFGSLMINGKAVQSTKPVVGETLQESKAYKYLKPGDKIEKLNNISIEKWDDIGKALKGNKSKEIPVVIERKGEEMTLDVPLTLVPQREERILGIIPEFTVEKYGLVDGITTSFKTFGNVFVDTVKGLKMLVTGKVKADEISGPVGIVKIVGQASRGGGLVLLWLTAILSINVGIFNLLPFPALDGGRILFVILEMVGIKVNKKLEEKVHMAGMFILFALIIFATANDVFNLTK; this is encoded by the coding sequence ATGAGCATATTAATAGCACTTCTAGTTTTAGGAGTTATAATTATGATACATGAACTAGGACATTTTGTAGCTGCAAGAATATGTAAAATGCCAATTTCAGAATTTGCAATTGGTATGGGTCCGGAAATATATTCATATTATACGGGGAAAACATTATATTCAATTAGAGCTATACCTATAGGTGGATTTGTAAATATTGATGGAATGGAAGTAGAAAGTAAAGTTCGAAATGGATTTAATAGTAAACCAGCTTATGAGAGATTTTTTGTTTTATTTGCAGGGGTCTTTATGAACTTTATATTGGCTTTTACTATTATATTTGGAAGTTTAATGATAAATGGAAAAGCAGTTCAAAGTACTAAGCCCGTAGTTGGAGAAACTTTACAAGAGTCAAAAGCTTATAAATATTTAAAGCCAGGAGATAAAATAGAGAAATTAAATAATATTTCTATAGAAAAATGGGATGATATTGGTAAAGCTTTAAAGGGAAATAAGAGTAAAGAGATACCTGTGGTAATTGAAAGAAAAGGAGAAGAGATGACTCTAGATGTTCCTTTGACTTTAGTGCCCCAAAGAGAAGAAAGAATTTTAGGAATAATTCCTGAATTTACTGTGGAAAAATATGGATTAGTAGATGGAATAACAACTAGTTTTAAAACATTTGGAAATGTTTTTGTAGATACAGTAAAAGGATTAAAAATGTTAGTTACAGGAAAAGTTAAAGCTGATGAAATAAGTGGACCTGTGGGAATTGTAAAAATTGTAGGACAAGCTAGTAGAGGAGGAGGATTAGTTCTTCTTTGGCTAACGGCAATTTTATCTATAAATGTGGGAATTTTTAATTTATTACCTTTTCCAGCTTTAGATGGTGGAAGAATATTATTTGTAATTTTAGAAATGGTTGGAATAAAGGTAAATAAAAAGTTAGAAGAAAAAGTGCATATGGCTGGGATGTTTATACTTTTCGCATTGATTATTTTTGCAACTGCCAATGATGTTTTTAATTTAACAAAATAA
- a CDS encoding TetR/AcrR family transcriptional regulator — MKDKRGRIKRTATILFAANGIKNTKIEDIANVLGMAKGGFYYYYKSKDHLLEEIMDDSVEGRKEFLKNIECLNIPFEEKIKMFISRRLNLKDERHNLFLFAKIYENGETNLTYDEYAKRDKIFEYFLIANKEYIKDEYIDEIPKIRAIISSGLTRLLLVLIENTGVEVKGEDSYRKMIERFNRIDIDKEVELFYKLFIKEILK; from the coding sequence ATGAAAGATAAGAGAGGAAGAATAAAAAGAACAGCAACAATATTATTTGCAGCTAATGGAATAAAAAATACAAAAATCGAAGATATAGCAAATGTATTAGGAATGGCTAAGGGTGGGTTCTATTACTATTATAAAAGTAAGGACCATTTATTAGAGGAAATTATGGATGACTCAGTAGAAGGTAGAAAAGAGTTTTTAAAAAATATAGAATGTTTAAATATACCCTTTGAAGAAAAAATAAAAATGTTTATTTCTAGAAGACTTAATTTAAAGGATGAAAGACATAATCTATTTTTATTTGCAAAGATATATGAAAATGGAGAAACAAATCTTACATATGATGAATATGCAAAAAGAGATAAAATTTTTGAATATTTTTTAATTGCAAATAAAGAATATATTAAAGATGAATATATTGATGAAATACCTAAAATTAGAGCAATTATTAGTTCAGGATTAACTAGACTTCTTTTAGTTTTAATTGAAAACACAGGAGTTGAAGTTAAAGGGGAAGATAGCTATAGAAAGATGATTGAAAGATTTAATCGAATCGATATAGATAAGGAAGTAGAACTATTTTATAAATTATTTATAAAGGAAATTTTAAAATAA
- a CDS encoding sigma-54 interaction domain-containing protein — translation MKHSILAISERKETLKQIRKELSEQYEIITFNNLLDALDMLRESDFDIVLLDEYLTWFNFSEAKRKLTGIGKDFVIVGLLDEEKEDVIQEMKDADIYNYLLKPVDMKEMNRIILPALRNLDIIKEKRKLEEKLSDTEEENEIVGQSSRVKEVKNLIDKVAESDLTVLVTGENGVGKELIAKEIYKKSDRRKNSYITISCASLPEDLVERELFGYERGAFPGASASKKGILEEADGGTVFLDEISAMDLKAQAKLLRVIEYGEFRRVGGNKTRKVDVRFIVSTNKDLKDETEKGKFRKDLYHRLTVFPIEVPPLRDRKDDVPILANYFLNKIVKDLHRDIPVISGEAMKYLMEYSYPGNIRELKNMIERMVILSNDRTIGVEDLPLEIKMKSDTVENKTVIGVGPLKDILEQEIYSLDEVEKVVIAMALQKTRWNKQETSKLLGIGRTTLYEKIRKYGLDIK, via the coding sequence ATGAAGCACTCTATACTTGCTATTTCTGAGAGAAAAGAAACTCTAAAGCAAATAAGAAAAGAGCTTTCAGAGCAATATGAGATAATTACGTTTAATAATCTTTTAGATGCATTAGACATGCTAAGAGAAAGTGACTTTGATATAGTTTTACTTGATGAATACTTAACTTGGTTTAACTTTTCAGAGGCTAAAAGAAAATTAACAGGGATTGGGAAGGATTTTGTTATAGTTGGATTACTAGACGAGGAAAAAGAAGATGTAATTCAAGAGATGAAAGACGCCGATATATATAACTATTTATTAAAGCCTGTTGATATGAAGGAAATGAATAGAATAATACTCCCTGCTTTAAGAAATCTTGATATTATAAAAGAGAAAAGAAAATTAGAGGAAAAACTTTCTGATACAGAGGAAGAGAATGAAATAGTCGGACAATCTTCAAGAGTTAAAGAAGTTAAAAATCTAATAGATAAAGTTGCTGAAAGTGATTTAACAGTTTTAGTAACTGGAGAAAATGGAGTTGGAAAAGAGCTAATCGCTAAGGAAATCTATAAAAAAAGTGATAGAAGAAAAAATAGCTATATAACAATTTCATGTGCATCATTACCAGAGGATTTAGTTGAAAGAGAACTTTTTGGATATGAAAGAGGAGCTTTCCCTGGAGCAAGTGCTAGCAAAAAGGGAATATTAGAAGAAGCCGATGGTGGAACTGTATTTTTAGATGAAATTTCTGCAATGGATTTAAAAGCTCAAGCTAAATTACTAAGAGTAATAGAATATGGTGAATTTAGAAGAGTTGGTGGAAATAAAACTAGAAAGGTAGATGTAAGATTTATCGTTTCTACAAATAAAGATTTAAAAGATGAAACTGAAAAAGGTAAATTTAGAAAAGATTTATACCACAGATTAACTGTGTTCCCTATTGAAGTTCCACCTTTAAGAGATAGAAAAGATGACGTACCTATTTTAGCAAACTATTTCTTAAATAAAATAGTTAAAGATTTACATAGAGATATTCCAGTAATTTCTGGAGAAGCTATGAAATATTTAATGGAATATTCATATCCAGGAAATATAAGAGAGTTAAAAAATATGATAGAGAGAATGGTAATTTTATCAAATGATAGAACTATCGGTGTTGAAGATTTACCTCTTGAAATCAAAATGAAATCAGATACTGTTGAAAATAAAACAGTAATAGGTGTAGGACCATTAAAGGATATTTTAGAGCAAGAGATTTATAGCTTAGATGAAGTTGAAAAAGTTGTAATAGCAATGGCTTTACAAAAAACTAGATGGAATAAGCAAGAAACTTCTAAATTATTAGGAATTGGAAGAACTACATTATATGAAAAAATAAGAAAATATGGATTAGATATAAAATAA